In one window of Denticeps clupeoides chromosome 2, fDenClu1.1, whole genome shotgun sequence DNA:
- the arhgap28 gene encoding rho GTPase-activating protein 28 isoform X5, protein MSSPGARPPPPPQHSPSRDSMDSMEDYWSEVKNIVEDGQGAGDELVERGSMDEAELEEDWLQEAGLSTLVSGPLVDGPAEALLSTLTRSQAAMVRKRLDNYTQTMRKRNKQPMRHVRDVFSTPDSSPVDPVPPVSPNGQIEPKLPHRTSSKGSHKSRTPDTLQHKKSSLKHNNTGHHSYTAGRSSRPVFPDEDRRVPESVPEQNILSFEVPYSEGVGSPRKGSDWQECQRIRKDDPDQPTFHIVKPKLGVTRVYDLSSEDMKKVGPFALIELTTFYDCLGIELKRNRIVRNKTRESGIFGVPLTTLLENDQKKLPGSRVPLVFKKLLSKLEQTGLQTEGILRVPGSASRVKHLRQELESKFYEDRFDWEQVRHNDAAGLLKMFIRELPHPLLTLQHLPAFTAAQTDIISPRYQIQALHLLVMLLPEPNRDTLKALLEFLRKVVAHEEQNRMSLWNVSMIVAPNLFTYRGKNARQEEMQGAAGAANLVRLLITHQDLLWMVPCFLISHVRKMNEASAPKKTPSSEKSKRKLLKRWNTEREKERSEITDLREGVIRVHAPQHTKVSMAILLDKKTKAQDVMARFDIENGQGTTSRRHKQFLFEVGGNIGERCLDPETHLLNVYRVNPHCEWVLKQRTT, encoded by the exons ATGAGCTCGCCGGGAGCcaggcctcctcctcctcctcagcactCCCCGTCCCGCGACTCTATGGATTCCATGGAGGACTACTGGAGTGAAGTGAAGAACATTGTGGAGGACGGCCAAGGGGCTGGTGATGAGCTGGTGGAGAGGGGAAGCATGGATG AGGCCGAACTGGAAGAGGACTGGCTGCAAGAGGCCGGCCTGTCCACGCTCGTGTCGGGACCTCTGGTGGACGGCCCCGCCGAAGCCCTCCTGTCCACTCTCACGCGCTCGCAGGCGGCCATGGTGAGGAAGCGCCTGGACAACTACACTCAGACCATGCGCAAGAGGAACAAGCAGCCCATGCGGCATGTCAGAGACGTCTTCTCCACCCCGGACAGCTCG CCTGTTGACCCTGTTCCTCCTGTATCCCCCAATGGTCAGATTGAACCCAAGCTGCCTCACCGGACCTCATCAAAAG GTTCACACAAGTCCAGAACTCCAGATACACTACAACACAAAAAGAGTTCActgaaacataataacacaggtcATCACAGTTACACTGCAG GACGTTCCTCCAGGCCGGTCTTTCCAGATGAGGACAGGCGGGTTCCAGAAAGTGTTCCAGAACAGAACATTCTATCCTTCGAGGTGCCTTACTCAGAGGGCGTGGGCTCGCCCCGGAAAGGCAGTGACTGGCAGGAATGCCAGAGGATCAGGAAAGATGACCCAGACCAACCA ACATTTCACATCGTCAAGCCCAAACTCGGGGTGACGCGAGTGTACGACCTGTCATCGGAGGACATGAAGAAGGTCGGCCCCTTTGCTCTGATAGAGCTGACCACCTTCTATGATTGCCTGGGCATCGAGCTGAAGAGGAACCGGATAGTGCGGAACAAGACTCGAG AGAGTGGCATATTCGGAGTTCCCCTAACAACACTGCTGGAAAACGACCAGAAAAAACTTCCAGGGTCCAGGGTTCctcttgtttttaaaaag CTGTTGTCTAAACTGGAGCAGACGGGCCTGCAGACCGAGGGAATTCTGCGAGTGCCAGGCTCCGCCTCCAGAGTGAAG CACTTACGGCAGGAGCTGGAGTCCAAGTTCTACGAGGACCGCTTCGACTGGGAACAAGTTCGGCACAACGACGCAGCCGGTCTGCTGAAGATGTTCATCCGAGAGCTGCCCCACCCCCTCCTCACTCTCCAGCACCTCCCAGCATTCACTGCTGCACAAA CAGACATCATCTCACCCAGGTATCAGATCCAGGCCCTTCACCTGCTCGTCATGCTGCTGCCGGAGCCAAACCGGGACACGCTGAAG GCACTGCTGGAGTTCCTCAGGAAAGTTGTGGCCCACGAGGAGCAGAACCGGATGAGCCTGTGGAACGTCTCCATGATTGTGGCGCCAAACCTTTTCACATACCGCGGGAAAAACGCCCGCCAGGAGGAAATGCAGGGGGCGGCAGGGGCGGCCAACCTGGTGCGGCTGCTCATCACCCACCAAGATCTCCTCTGGATG gTTCCCTGTTTTCTCATCTCTCACGTGAGGAAGATGAACGAGGCCTCGGCTCCAAAGAAGACCCCCAGTTCAGAGAAGAGCAAGAGGAAGCTGCTGAAGAGGTGGAACAcggaaagagagaaggagaggagtgag ATCACTGACCTTCGCGAGGGTGTCATCAGGGTCCACGCTCCTCAGCACACTAAGGTTTCCATGGCGATCCTGCTGGACAAAAAGACCAAGGCTCAGGATGTAATGGCGCGTTTCGACATCGAGAACGG GCAGGGGACTACCAGTAGAAGACATAAACAGTTCTTGTTTGAGGTTGGCGGGAACATAG GGGAGCGCTGCTTGGATCCCGAGACTCATCTGCTGAACGTGTACCGAGTGAACCCTCACTGCGAGTGGGTCTTAAAACAAAGGACAACCTGA